One Phalacrocorax aristotelis chromosome 11, bGulAri2.1, whole genome shotgun sequence DNA segment encodes these proteins:
- the FRMD7 gene encoding FERM domain-containing protein 7 isoform X2, translating into MLHLKVQFLDDSQKIFVVDQKSCGKGLFNLTCSHLNLVEKEYFGLEFRSQAGNHVWLEPLKPITKQVKNPKEVLFKFMVKFFPVDPGHLREELTRYLFTLQIKKDLALGRLPCSDKSAALLVSHLLQSELGDFHEETDQQHLATHRYLPNQEYLDNKIMHYHRRHGGKTPAESDVQLLDVARKLEMYGIRLHPASDGEGTQINLAVTHMGVLVLRGNTKINTFNWSKIRKLSFKRKHFLIKLHANISALCKDTLEFTMASRDACKAFWKTCVEYHAFFRLSEEPKSKPKTLLCSKGSSFRYSGRTQRQLLEHGRKAKMKSLPFERKHYTSRYDERQCRSSPDLLTDVSKQVEELRLAYGGRGSYHANGVHTSEPTLDSRRRRSAVEVTFAAELERSKPEATPAFLPHSKSSSAFPLLYAELELERAWEPADPFSARNPLTSFRPHHQFAGNSKSTSVGNMREVSARPLVYMDVPCPVPMATPAPQVPFYLDRPPQPSCHAPVPGEDSAGPAGGCGPMEAKPPRWSPSGTQAGEFHREAPCMAMDTSIGLVGESRLLACSLNYGLQEQPPKRSWSQSDMKTIRFPYGSEFRPLGPCPVLSSRKTGIFQHVPAQQGLALGPRRSAERYVGSSTESSDSDSDLLAADYCSLYGRVLRSSMARVRLSSGSLQLDEEDEEVSFATSAAEDRNSKGASRYFT; encoded by the exons ATCCTAAGGAGGTTCTTTTCAAATTTATGGTGAAATTTTTCCCAGTGGACCCCGGCCATCTGAGAGAAGAGCTGACCAG GTACCTCTTCACCCTCCAGATTAAGAAGGACCTGGCACTGGGGCGGCTGCCCTGCAGCGACAAGAGCGCGGCGCTGCTCGTCTCCCACCTGCTGCAGT CCGAGCTGGGCGACTTCCATGAGGAGACGGACCAGCAGCACCTGGCGACCCACCGGTACCTGCCCAACCAGGAGTACCTGGACAACAAGATCATGCACTACCACCGGAGACATGG CGGGAAGACGCCAGCTGAGTCAGACGTTCAGCTGCTGGATGTGGCCAGGAAGCTGGAGATGTACGGGATTCGCCTGCACCCCGCCAGCGACGGCGAGGGGACGCAGATCAACCTGGCTGTGACGCACATGGGAGTGCTGGTCCTGCGG GGTAATACAAAGATCAACACATTCAACTGGTCCAAAATTCGCAAACTTAGTTTCAAGAGGAAGCATTTTCTCATCAAGCTCCATGCAAACATCTCT GCACTGTGCAAGGACACGCTGGAGTTCACCATGGCGAGCCGGGATGCCTGCAAGGCTTTCTGGAAGACATGCGTGGAGTACCATGCCTTCTTCAGGCTGTCCGAAGAGCCCAAGTCAAAGCCCAAAACCCTTCTGTGCAGCAAGGGCTCCAGTTTCCGCTACAG CGGAAGGACGCAGAGGCAGCTGTTGGAGCATGGGAGGAAGGCGAAGATGAAAAGCCTGCCCTTTGAGAG GAAGCACTACACGTCCCGCTACGATGAGAGGCAGTGCCGCTCCTCTCCGGACCTCCTGACAGACGTCTCCAAGCAG GTGGAGGAGCTGCGCCTGGCCTACGGTGGCCGGGGCTCCTACCATGCCAATGGGGTGCACACCTCCGAGCCCACGCTGGACAGCCGGCGCCGGAGGTCCGCCGTGGAGGTGACATTTGCTGCTGAGCTGGAGCGCTCCAAGCCTGAAGCGACCCCTGCCTTCCTGCCCCACTCCAAAAGCTCGTCTGCCTTCCCCCTGCTCTATgctgagctggagctggagcggGCATGGGAGCCTGCTGACCCATTCAGTGCCAGGAACCCCTTGACGTCCTTTCGGCCCCACCATCAATTTGCTGGGAACAGTAAAAGCACCTCAGTGGGCAACATGCGGGAGGTGAGCGCCCGGCCACTGGTGTACATGGATGTGCCGTGCCCTGTGCCCAtggccaccccagccccccaggTCCCCTTCTACCTAGACAGGCCCCCACAGCCCTCATGCCATGCACCAGTGCCTGGCGAGGATTCAGCAGGACCAGCTGGTGGATGCGGCCCCATGGAAGCAAAACCCCCCAGGTGGAGCCCGAGTGGGACCCAGGCTGGGGAGTTTCATCGTGAGGCTCCGTGCATGGCAATGGACACAAGCATTGGCCTGGTCGGGGAGAGCAGGTTGCTGGCTTGCTCCTTAAATTATGGGCTTCAGGAGCAGCCTCCCAAGCGGTCTTGGAGCCAGTCAGACATGAAAACCATCCGCTTCCCCTATGGCTCCGAGTTCAGGCCCCTGGGGCCGTGCCCTGTGCTGAGCAGCCGGAAAACAGGCATCTTTCAGCATGTGCCGGCCCAGCAAGGGCTGGCTCTGGGGCCGCGGCGCTCCGCCGAGCGCTATGTGGGCAGCAGCACTGAGTCCAGTGACTCTGACTCTGACCTCCTGGCTGCTGACTACTGCTCCCTGTATGGCCGGGTGCTGCGGTCGTCCATGGCCCGCGTGCGGCTGTCTTCTGGCAGCCTCCAGCTGGATGAAGAGGATGAGGAGGTGTCCTTTGCCACCAGCGCTGCTGAAGATAGGAATTCCAAGGGGGCCTCCAGGTACTTCACCTAG
- the FRMD7 gene encoding FERM domain-containing protein 7 isoform X1 gives MLHLKVQFLDDSQKIFVVDQKSCGKGLFNLTCSHLNLVEKEYFGLEFRSQAGNHVWLEPLKPITKQVKMDPGHLREELTRYLFTLQIKKDLALGRLPCSDKSAALLVSHLLQSELGDFHEETDQQHLATHRYLPNQEYLDNKIMHYHRRHGGKTPAESDVQLLDVARKLEMYGIRLHPASDGEGTQINLAVTHMGVLVLRGNTKINTFNWSKIRKLSFKRKHFLIKLHANISALCKDTLEFTMASRDACKAFWKTCVEYHAFFRLSEEPKSKPKTLLCSKGSSFRYSGRTQRQLLEHGRKAKMKSLPFERKHYTSRYDERQCRSSPDLLTDVSKQVEELRLAYGGRGSYHANGVHTSEPTLDSRRRRSAVEVTFAAELERSKPEATPAFLPHSKSSSAFPLLYAELELERAWEPADPFSARNPLTSFRPHHQFAGNSKSTSVGNMREVSARPLVYMDVPCPVPMATPAPQVPFYLDRPPQPSCHAPVPGEDSAGPAGGCGPMEAKPPRWSPSGTQAGEFHREAPCMAMDTSIGLVGESRLLACSLNYGLQEQPPKRSWSQSDMKTIRFPYGSEFRPLGPCPVLSSRKTGIFQHVPAQQGLALGPRRSAERYVGSSTESSDSDSDLLAADYCSLYGRVLRSSMARVRLSSGSLQLDEEDEEVSFATSAAEDRNSKGASRYFT, from the exons TGGACCCCGGCCATCTGAGAGAAGAGCTGACCAG GTACCTCTTCACCCTCCAGATTAAGAAGGACCTGGCACTGGGGCGGCTGCCCTGCAGCGACAAGAGCGCGGCGCTGCTCGTCTCCCACCTGCTGCAGT CCGAGCTGGGCGACTTCCATGAGGAGACGGACCAGCAGCACCTGGCGACCCACCGGTACCTGCCCAACCAGGAGTACCTGGACAACAAGATCATGCACTACCACCGGAGACATGG CGGGAAGACGCCAGCTGAGTCAGACGTTCAGCTGCTGGATGTGGCCAGGAAGCTGGAGATGTACGGGATTCGCCTGCACCCCGCCAGCGACGGCGAGGGGACGCAGATCAACCTGGCTGTGACGCACATGGGAGTGCTGGTCCTGCGG GGTAATACAAAGATCAACACATTCAACTGGTCCAAAATTCGCAAACTTAGTTTCAAGAGGAAGCATTTTCTCATCAAGCTCCATGCAAACATCTCT GCACTGTGCAAGGACACGCTGGAGTTCACCATGGCGAGCCGGGATGCCTGCAAGGCTTTCTGGAAGACATGCGTGGAGTACCATGCCTTCTTCAGGCTGTCCGAAGAGCCCAAGTCAAAGCCCAAAACCCTTCTGTGCAGCAAGGGCTCCAGTTTCCGCTACAG CGGAAGGACGCAGAGGCAGCTGTTGGAGCATGGGAGGAAGGCGAAGATGAAAAGCCTGCCCTTTGAGAG GAAGCACTACACGTCCCGCTACGATGAGAGGCAGTGCCGCTCCTCTCCGGACCTCCTGACAGACGTCTCCAAGCAG GTGGAGGAGCTGCGCCTGGCCTACGGTGGCCGGGGCTCCTACCATGCCAATGGGGTGCACACCTCCGAGCCCACGCTGGACAGCCGGCGCCGGAGGTCCGCCGTGGAGGTGACATTTGCTGCTGAGCTGGAGCGCTCCAAGCCTGAAGCGACCCCTGCCTTCCTGCCCCACTCCAAAAGCTCGTCTGCCTTCCCCCTGCTCTATgctgagctggagctggagcggGCATGGGAGCCTGCTGACCCATTCAGTGCCAGGAACCCCTTGACGTCCTTTCGGCCCCACCATCAATTTGCTGGGAACAGTAAAAGCACCTCAGTGGGCAACATGCGGGAGGTGAGCGCCCGGCCACTGGTGTACATGGATGTGCCGTGCCCTGTGCCCAtggccaccccagccccccaggTCCCCTTCTACCTAGACAGGCCCCCACAGCCCTCATGCCATGCACCAGTGCCTGGCGAGGATTCAGCAGGACCAGCTGGTGGATGCGGCCCCATGGAAGCAAAACCCCCCAGGTGGAGCCCGAGTGGGACCCAGGCTGGGGAGTTTCATCGTGAGGCTCCGTGCATGGCAATGGACACAAGCATTGGCCTGGTCGGGGAGAGCAGGTTGCTGGCTTGCTCCTTAAATTATGGGCTTCAGGAGCAGCCTCCCAAGCGGTCTTGGAGCCAGTCAGACATGAAAACCATCCGCTTCCCCTATGGCTCCGAGTTCAGGCCCCTGGGGCCGTGCCCTGTGCTGAGCAGCCGGAAAACAGGCATCTTTCAGCATGTGCCGGCCCAGCAAGGGCTGGCTCTGGGGCCGCGGCGCTCCGCCGAGCGCTATGTGGGCAGCAGCACTGAGTCCAGTGACTCTGACTCTGACCTCCTGGCTGCTGACTACTGCTCCCTGTATGGCCGGGTGCTGCGGTCGTCCATGGCCCGCGTGCGGCTGTCTTCTGGCAGCCTCCAGCTGGATGAAGAGGATGAGGAGGTGTCCTTTGCCACCAGCGCTGCTGAAGATAGGAATTCCAAGGGGGCCTCCAGGTACTTCACCTAG
- the STK26 gene encoding serine/threonine-protein kinase 26, which produces MAHSPVAVQVPGMQNHRADPEELFTKLERIGKGSFGEVFKGIDNRTQQVVAIKIIDLEEAEDEIEDIQQEITVLSQCDSPYVTKYYGSYLKGTKLWIIMEYLGGGSALDLLRAGPFDEFQIATMLKEILKGLDYLHSEKKIHRDIKAANVLLSEQGDVKLADFGVAGQLTDTQIKRNTFVGTPFWMAPEVIQQSAYDSKADIWSLGITAIELAKGEPPNSDMHPMRVLFLIPKNNPPTLLGEFSKPFKEFIDACLNKDPTFRPTAKELLKHKFIMKNAKKTSYLTELIDRFKRWKAEGHSSDESDSDGSDSESSNKENNSHPEWSFTTVRKKPDAKKLQNGTDQDLVKTLSCLTMIITPVFAELKQQDTNNASRKKAIEELEKSINMAEATCPGITDKMVKKLMEKFQKFSVNDSS; this is translated from the exons AACCACAGAGCAGACCCAGAAGAACTATTCACAAAACTGGAACGCATTGGGAAAGGCTCCTTTGGTGAAGTCTTTAAAGGAATTGATAATCGGACACAGCAAGTAGTTGCTATAAAAATCATAGACCTTGAGGAAGCAGAAGACGAAATAGAAGATATACAGCAAGAGATAACTGTTTTAAGTCAGTGTGATAGTCCTTATGTAACAAAATACTACGGATCGTATTTAAAG GGCACAAAACTATGGATAATAATGGAATACTTGGGTGGAGGATCAGCTTTGGATCTT CTGCGTGCTGGCCCATTTGATGAATTCCAGATTGCTACCATGCTAAAGGAAATTTTGAAAGGTCTTGACTACCTacattcagagaagaaaattcacaGAGATATAAAAG CTGCCAATGTCTTGTTATCAGAACAAGGCGATGTCAAGCTTGCTGATTTTGGAGTTGCTGGGCAGCTGACAGACACGCAAATTAAGAGGAATACCTTTGTTGGAACTCCGTTTTGGATGGCCCCTGAAGTTATTCAGCAGTCAGCATATGATTCAAAA GCTGACATCTGGTCACTGGGAATCACTGCTATTGAACTGGCCAAAGGGGAACCTCCCAACTCTGATATGCATCCGATGAGAGTTCTGTTTCTCATTCCAAAAAACAATCCACCGACTTTATTAGGAGAATTCAGTAAACCTTTTAAAGAATTCATTGATGCATGTCTGAATAAGGACCCAACGTTT CGTCCTACTGCAAAAGAACTTCTGAAGCACAAATTCATTATGAAAAACGCCAAGAAGACTTCATATCTGACAGAACTGATTGATAGGTTTAAGAGATGGAAAGCAGAGGGACATAGTAGTGATGAAAGTGATTCCGATGGTTCTGATTC GGAGTCcagtaacaaagaaaataactctCATCCTGAGTGGAGCTTTACTACAGTTCGAAAGAAGCCAGATGCAAAGAAGCTGCAGAATGGGACG GATCAGGATCTTGTTAAAACCCTGAGTTGTTTAACTATGATAATCACCCCTGTGTTTGCTGAG CTGAAACAGCAGGACACAAATAACGCTagcagaaagaaagcaattGAGGAACTTGAGAAAAGCATCAACATGGCAGAAGCAACGTGTCCAGGGATCACAGATAAGATGGTGAAGAAACTTATGGAGAAATTTCAGAA ATTTTCTGTTAATGACTCATCCTAA